The Labilithrix sp. nucleotide sequence ACGCGATGCGCGTGCTCGCGGCGACGGGCTACAACCTCCGCGGATCGGCGCGGCTCCTCGGCATCGATCGGAAGACGCTCGAGCGACAGCTCGCGGCGTGGGGCGTCTTGCGAAAGCGGCGCTGACGCCTCGCGGCACGACGCCGCGCGAACGGGTGGGCCGATCGATGCGACACGATGCCGATTCACGGCGTGCCAGCGCGCCGCGGAGCGAGCATGCCGCTTGCGTTGGGGGCGGCGTGATCGACGAGACCGCTCTCCTCTGCGGCGTCGAGGTCCTCCTCCTCGAGCCGTACGACGACCTCCGCGAGGCCGTCGCGAGGTGGCTCACGGCGGACGGCGCGACGGTGAGGACCGCGCCGACCGCGTCGGAGGGGCTCGCCGCGGTCTACCGCGATCCGCCCGACATCGTCGTCACGGAGCTCCTCGTCCTCGCCGGCGGGGCGAGCATCGTGTCCGCGCTCCGCCGCGCCGACGAGCGCTTGCCGGTCCTCCTCACGACCTCGCAATCGCACCGCGACGTGCCGCCTCTCTTGCACGCGGAGATCTGCGCGTACCTCCAGAAGCCGTTCGACCTGCCGACGCTCACGCGCCTCGTCGCCGGGCTCTCTCGCCGGCCCCGCTGAGCGGGGCGGTCACCTGTTTGGGCGACAGGCGGGCGGGCGAATTCGCGGAACGCTATCGTGATCGCGGCCGACCGGCCGGGATCTCATGCCGAAGCTCGCTCCTCTTCTCCTCGTCCTCTTCTCGACCCTCGTCGCCTGCGGCTCCGACTCGAAGCCCCAAGACGCGCCCGCGCTCCCCGCCGACGAGATCGAGGCGGTCCCGTTCGCGTCGACGAAGATGCTCACGACGGAGGACCTGTCGTCGCTCCAGCCGGACGCGGAGGACGGGAAGCTCGTCTTCACGCGCGCGCCGGCGAGCCTCGCCGACGTCGCGGTCGGGACCGTGATGGTGGCCGGCGTCTCCCCGTCGACGCCGCACGGGTTCCTGCGCGTCGTCACCGACGTCGCGCGGAGCGGCGAGACGCTCACGCTCGACACCGCCGGCGCGCCGCCGCAGCTCGCGTACCAGAAGCTCCACGCGCGCGTCGCGCGGCCGGTCTCGCTCGACGACGGCGAGCCGAAGATCGTCACCTCGCTCGAGCCGCTCGGGGTCGGCGGCACGTCGGAGCGGCAGACGCCGGTGGACGTCGTCCTCTACGACGGCGACGGCGACACGAAGACGACCGACGATCAGCTCCGGATCGAGGGCTACTTCAAGGGCGCCCTCACCTACGACCTCTCCCTCGACATCGACTGGGGCGCGATCAAGGAGCTCCCCTCCGTCGTGCGCGAGTGCGTCGCGAGCCTCGCGAAGATCGTGCGCGGGAAGAAGCCGAGCTGCTCGATCACCGACCTCATGCCCGAGGTGAAGGTGACGTTCACCGTCGATCCGAGCGTCGCGTCGGACCTCCGCCTCGTCGGGCAAGCCTCCCTCGCCTTCGAGAAGGAATTCGACGTCGCGGTCGTGCCGCTGACGCCGCTCGTGCTCGGCCCGCTCGTCTTCTTGCCGCGGCTCGAGGTGATCGCGAAGGTCGAGGGCGGCGCGAGCGCGTCCTTCCGCGCCGGCGTGGCGGGGCACATGACCCTCACCAGCTCGGTGACGGTGTCATCGAAAACGGCGGGCAACCCGACTTTCTCGCCTCCCACGATCAAGGACAAGGGCTTCACCGTCGAGGAGCCCACCGTCGGTCTCCACGCCCACGCGAAGGCGAACGCCGGCGTGCGCCTCACGATGCCGCTCTACGGGACGATCGGGCCGTACGCGACGGCGGAGGGGACACTCGCGCTCGAGGCCAACCCGTCGAAGACGCCGTGCTGGGAGCTCCGCGCGGGGCTCGAGAACGTCATCGGCGTGCGCATCACCACGCCGGCGCTCCCGTTC carries:
- a CDS encoding response regulator, whose translation is MIDETALLCGVEVLLLEPYDDLREAVARWLTADGATVRTAPTASEGLAAVYRDPPDIVVTELLVLAGGASIVSALRRADERLPVLLTTSQSHRDVPPLLHAEICAYLQKPFDLPTLTRLVAGLSRRPR